A segment of the Xenorhabdus bovienii SS-2004 genome:
ACACCTTTGAAACGTTTTAGCGTACTGCCCAACTCTTTTTTGGAAATACACATAACACGGATTTTTAACATTTCATCGGTTTCCGTGTTATTGACGAGATAATGCAACCCTCGCCAAGCCCCTTCCAACGCTTGGAACTCATCATGATGCAAAATATGATTAATTTGCTGTGATAGTTTTTTATCGATCTCAGTAATCAGGGCTTGAATGGTTCGGTAGGTATCACCGGAGATTGTGACCGTATTTTCCAGCGCCTGTTGTGCCAATGTAGTCACAGCACTTTCCACAGCGCTTCGTGCCTGGTCGCTTTGTGGACGAAATTCTTTATTCAGCAATACACTCAGTTCATCAGGGGTATATTCTTTTGAGAGCTGCTCTTGCTGAAATTCAGTTTCTTGTTCAGTCGTACTCATGAATTACTCCTTATTTTCAGCCTCTTCTGTGTCGGTGATACTCTCAGTATCAGCAACACCTTCGGTGGGTTTTGGTGCATCGGCCAGTGATTTCAGCAGAGCAGGATTTTGCAGGATATCGGCGATCAATTGTTCTGCGCCGCTTTTGCCATCCATATAGGATAATAGGTTTGCCAGTTGGGTTCGCGCCTCCAGTAACTTAGCTAGGGGTTCCACTTTTTTAGCAATCACATCAGGCTGAAAATCTTCCATTTTTTCAAAAATTAATTCGACATTCAGTTTCCCATCATGGGTTAGTGTATTGTCCACCTGGAAAGCAACACGGGGCTGTGTTGATTTCATGCGTTCATCAAAATTATCAAGATCAATTTCCATGAATTTGCGGTCATTCACTTCCGGTAGAGCCTCTAATGTTTTTCCTGTTAAGTCGCTCATCACCCCCATAACAAACGGCAATTGAATTTTTTGTTCTGAACCATAAAGCTCGACATCATATTCAATCTGTACGCGCGGAGGACGATTTAGAGCAATAAACTTTTGTCCACTGGATTTCATGACAAATTCTCCATTACTGGCTAATAATTAGCTAATTTAATCGGATATATAGCAGTCGCCTTTCAAGATGCGTGATATCTCCCCGCGTAGCGGGGAGA
Coding sequences within it:
- the tssB gene encoding type VI secretion system contractile sheath small subunit; protein product: MKSSGQKFIALNRPPRVQIEYDVELYGSEQKIQLPFVMGVMSDLTGKTLEALPEVNDRKFMEIDLDNFDERMKSTQPRVAFQVDNTLTHDGKLNVELIFEKMEDFQPDVIAKKVEPLAKLLEARTQLANLLSYMDGKSGAEQLIADILQNPALLKSLADAPKPTEGVADTESITDTEEAENKE